The following are encoded in a window of Odocoileus virginianus isolate 20LAN1187 ecotype Illinois unplaced genomic scaffold, Ovbor_1.2 Unplaced_Scaffold_19, whole genome shotgun sequence genomic DNA:
- the LOC110147727 gene encoding olfactory receptor 8A1-like, with amino-acid sequence MAAENHSTVTEFILGGLTNQPELQLPLFFLFLGIYSVTMVGNLGVITLICLNAQLHTPMYYFLSNLSFVDLCYSSVITPKMLVNFVSEKNIISYAGCMSQLYFFLVFVIAECYMLTVMAYDRYVAICRPLLYNIIMSHRVCSLLVAGVYTMGLIGSTIETGLMLKLSYCEHLISYYFCDVVPLMKLSCSSTYHIEITTFFLAGFNIIVTSLTIFISYAFILSSILHIHSTEGRSKAFSTCSSHLAAVGLFYGSTTFLYLKPPTGSSLAQENVVSLFYTTGIPMLNPLIYSLRNKEVKAAMQKTLRRKLFGCKCNYSFSG; translated from the coding sequence ATGGCTGCAGAAAACCACTCCACAGTGACAGAGTTCATTCTTGGAGGTTTAACAAATCAACCAGAGCTCCAGctccccctcttcttcctcttccttgggATCTACTCTGTCACCATGGTAGGGAACCTGGGCGTGATAACACTGATTTGTCTGAATGCTCAGcttcacacccccatgtactatTTCCTCAGCAACCTGTCCTTCGTGGATCTCTGCTACTCCTCTGTCATCACCCCTAAGATGCTGGTGAACTTTGTGTCAGAGAAGAACATCATCTCCTATGCAGGGTGCATGTCCCAGCTCTACTTCTTCCTGGTGTTTGTCATTGCTGAGTGTTACATGCTGacagtgatggcctatgaccgctatgttgcCATCTGCAGACCTTTGCTTTACAACATCATCATGTCTCATCGAGTCTGCTCCCTCCTGGTGGCTGGGGTCTATACCATGGGGCTCATTGGCTCAACCATAGAGACTGGCCTCATGTTAAAACTATCCTATTGTGAGCACCTCATCAGTTATTACTTCTGTGATGTTGTCCCACTCATGAAGCTCTCCTGCTCCAGCACCTATCATATTGAGATAACAACTTTCTTTTTGGCTGGATTTAACATCATAGTCACCAGTTTAACAATCTTCATTTCCTATGCTTTTATTCTCTCCAGCATTCTCCATATCCACTCCACAGAGGGAAGGTCCAAAGCCTTCAGTACATGCAGCTCCCATCTTGCAGCTGTGGGATTGTTTTATGGATCTACCACATTCTTGTACTTAAAACCCCCCACAGGCAGTTCCCTGGCCCAGGAGAATGTGGTCTCCCTGTTCTACACCACAGGGATACCCATGCTGAACCCCCTAATCTACAGCTTGAGAAATAAGGAAGTGAAGGCTGCCATGCAGAAAACACTAAGGAGAAAACTCTTTGGGTGCAAATGtaattattctttttcaggttga